One window of the Dermacentor andersoni chromosome 10, qqDerAnde1_hic_scaffold, whole genome shotgun sequence genome contains the following:
- the LOC126519084 gene encoding uncharacterized protein: MKFLSLTAVVVGLLSRQVIGGQQFSSFSNGFGSGLLGGGFGGSSLSSGSGFGGGYGSGYGSGSGSRSGLSGFGGNGGLWGNSYGGLYGSNPFSIWRRLTAPLMLSSRSGGSWGNIYDGYGSSPFAYWSTPVYVLRLVAVPRGGSPGVSGQWGLPRGGSPLTWFTWGNPSGLISAGTPWGFQGPRGSGAFPRPWGGISGPQGGLYGMPGGIIGTGGYGQQWGQGGQGDSEIQNEPQGGLSGLGGFGGLLGSGGQSGYGRPNGQQGGFSGFGGLGGLSVFGGQSGMGRLRGQQGELGGSGVLGGMSGEVGESDYDGLSGQGSSGGVGSGLFGWGSRSGDFGSSGSGNYGRQSGMGGSSGGRGGYGGLGSLGQSWSSRFGSDNGWGPSSQGSSFGSSSGLSGRNNQGTRYTWLISGLGGRQGSAGQLGSFGSGFGGLGGLGGSSQGWLSRATGLSQRQLLRLYRKYRKSGARGTFIDYLRRRGYLGGFIGGPSFGGIQGSGGRRGDGSSFWYWSSAPTYRYTWATPLSGSRPSQGSSSGGSSFGGLSGLPSGGYGSSSGGLGGSFGSSNSWSSGAGSGGQQQGEDGQQKVLLK; encoded by the exons ATGAAGTTCCTGAGTCTCACTGCCGTGGTCGTCGGCCTCCTGA GTCGCCAGGTCATCGGGGGCCAGCagttttcaagcttttcaaatgGATTCGGGAGCGGTTTGTTGGGAGGAGGATTTGGAGGAAGCTCACTCAGCAGTGGAAGCGGCTTCGGCGGTGGATACGGCAGCGGATATGGCAGTGGATCTGGCAGCAGAAGTGGACTGAGCGGATTTGGTGGAAATGGCGGTCTCTGGGGCAACAGTTACGGTGGCCTATATGGAAGCAACCCATTCTCAATTTGGAGGAGGCTGACTGCGCCCCTTATGTTGTCAAGCAGAAGCGGTGGCTCCTGGGGCAACATCTACGATGGGTACGGAAGCAGCCCCTTCGCATACTGGAGTACTCCAGTCTACGTATTGAGGTTGGTTGCTGTGCCGCGCGGAGGAAGTCCAGGCGTGAGTGGACAGTGGGGTCTGCCCAGAGGAGGTTCGCCACTGACGTGGTTTACGTGGGGCAATCCCAGTGGCCTAATTTCTGCGGGCACGCCTTGGGGATTTCAGGGACCTAGGGGGAGTGGTGCATTCCCGCGGCCATGGGGAGGAATCAGTGGTCCACAGGGTGGCTTGTACGGCATGCCTGGTGGAATAATAGGAACTGGAGGGTATGGTCAACAATGGGGCCAAGGCGGACAAGGCGATTCAGAGATCCAAAATGAACCACAAGGGGGACTCAGCGGACTTGGCGGATTCGGAGGACTGCTCGGAAGCGGTGGCCAAAGCGGTTACGGCAGGCCGAACGGTCAGCAAGGAGGTTTCAGCGGATTTGGAGGACTAGGCGGACTGTCGGTCTTTGGTGGCCAAAGCGGAATGGGTCGGCTACGCGGACAGCAAGGAGAACTTGGTGGAAGTGGAGTACTGGGCGGAATGTCAGGCGAAGTCGGAGAAAGTGATTACGATGGCCTTTCAGGTCAAGGCAGTTCGGGAGGCGTCGGTAGTGGACTATTTGGCTGGGGCAGTCGAAGTGGCGATTTTGGAAGTAGTGGAAGTGGAAACTACGGCAGGCAAAGCGGCATGGGTGGCAGCAGCGGTGGACGAGGAGGATATGGCGGATTGGGCAGCCTTGGACAGAGTTGGTCGAGCAGATTCGGAAGCGATAACGGCTGGGGTCCTAGTAGCCAAGGTAGCAGTTTCGGTAGCAGCAGTGGTCTCTCAGGAAGGAACAATCAAGGGACCAGATATACGTGGCTCATTTCTGGCCTAGGCGGCCGTCAAGGCTCAGCTGGCCAACTAGGCAGCTTCGGAAGTGGATTCGGTGGACTGGGCGGTTTGGGGGGTTCCAGCCAAGGTTGGCTGAGCCGTGCCACTGGCCTGTCGCAAAGGCAATTGCTGCGTCTTTACAGAAAGTACAGAAAAAGTGGTGCCAGAGGCACATTTATAGACTACCTCAGGCGACGTGGATACCTCGGTGGCTTCATTGGAGGTCCCTCATTTGGTGGTATTCAAGGCAGTGGAGGGCGACGAGGAGATGGCAGCAGTTTCTGGTATTGGAGTTCCGCACCCACATACCGATACACTTGGGCAACACCTCTGAGTGGCTCTAGACCATCACAAGGAAGTAGCTCTGGCGGAAGTTCCTTTGGTGGACTCAGTGGATTGCCAAGCGGTGGATACGGCAGTTCGAGCGGCGGTTTGGGAGGAAGTTTTGGCAGCAGTAACAGCTGGAGTTCAGGTGCCGGAAGCGGTGGACAGCAGCAGGGAGAAGATGGTCAGCAGAAGGTGCTTTTGAAATAA